Proteins encoded together in one Deinococcus irradiatisoli window:
- a CDS encoding 3D domain-containing protein: MFKQQYLVGLLALGLCGVGAAPASALTSEQIKAKDTLASPLPAAASPVPGVEQSLTQHLEKAAALLRSPSAPAPAAAPSVKAAPNPAAVTKTPLTKTLAAPAAPLSAASTPESLPQLPSAALIEQVVGAALAGAAPTVPVAQAAPKAPAAAKPAPKPAAPVAKTPAAKPVVRPVVKAPAPRPRAPVVQTSRTAAAVITTGRQNTGLSRVVKATAYSSDVAQTDSSPFITATGTRVRPGVIALSRDLLRLFPYGSRVTIQDSAGLLTGRVFIVEDTMNVRLANTIDIWMGSRAQAYQWGSRTVRITALR, from the coding sequence ATGTTCAAACAACAGTATCTGGTCGGTCTTCTGGCGCTGGGACTCTGCGGCGTCGGTGCCGCGCCGGCCAGTGCGCTGACGAGCGAGCAGATCAAGGCCAAAGACACCCTGGCGTCGCCGCTGCCCGCCGCCGCTTCCCCGGTGCCGGGCGTGGAGCAGAGCCTGACGCAGCATCTGGAAAAAGCGGCGGCGTTGCTGCGCTCGCCATCGGCGCCCGCACCGGCCGCCGCACCCAGTGTCAAAGCGGCGCCGAACCCGGCGGCAGTCACCAAAACGCCGCTGACCAAAACGCTGGCCGCTCCCGCAGCGCCGCTCAGCGCGGCCAGCACGCCGGAGAGCTTGCCGCAGCTGCCGAGCGCCGCCCTGATCGAGCAGGTGGTGGGCGCGGCCCTGGCCGGCGCGGCGCCCACTGTACCGGTGGCGCAGGCGGCCCCGAAGGCGCCAGCCGCCGCCAAACCCGCGCCCAAACCCGCCGCGCCGGTGGCGAAAACGCCCGCTGCCAAACCGGTGGTGAGGCCGGTGGTCAAAGCGCCGGCGCCCCGGCCTCGGGCGCCGGTGGTACAAACGTCGCGAACGGCGGCCGCGGTCATCACCACCGGGCGGCAGAACACTGGCCTGAGCCGGGTGGTCAAGGCGACCGCCTACAGCAGCGACGTGGCCCAGACAGACAGCAGCCCCTTTATCACCGCCACCGGCACGCGGGTGCGGCCCGGCGTGATCGCGCTGAGCCGCGATCTGCTGCGCCTTTTTCCGTACGGCAGCCGTGTGACCATTCAGGACAGCGCCGGCCTGCTGACCGGCCGGGTGTTCATCGTGGAAGACACCATGAACGTGCGTCTGGCGAACACCATCGACATCTGGATGGGCAGCCGCGCTCAGGCCTACCAGTGGGGTTCGCGCACCGTCAGGATCACCGCCCTGCGCTGA